The following proteins come from a genomic window of Corallococcus sp. NCRR:
- a CDS encoding OprO/OprP family phosphate-selective porin, whose product MLQSRDGRSALRVGMGLQTDLRLTPTDDGLASTFYVRRARINLSGTLAPFADVRLITDVGLRDTPLYQDAWLELRAAPWLRLRAGRLKVPFGYEWLETSSTFLDFVEQSLLFSLVLPRYDQGLALHGELAGNHVEYWLGLFNEASGKARDEDRGKMLAGRIAVTPAEGVSVAVSATHALGDNLPEEARGKLATGLSFLTAPQYKLTYATGATGLFVVPPEWRLGADFVSFQGPTSLKVEYARFFSPSREGWLTASDLGKEDRRVHLAGLRSQAFYASGTWVLTGEKKQERGVDPARPFDPGADKYGAGAWELGLRYGFARLRFEGLPGHDGPSEERLQEVTAGLNWYLNSNTRWMFNASRYVFAGGRPHYDELLMRIQWFF is encoded by the coding sequence GTGCTCCAGAGCCGTGACGGCCGGTCCGCGCTGCGCGTGGGCATGGGCCTGCAGACGGACCTGCGGCTGACGCCCACCGACGATGGGCTCGCGAGCACCTTCTACGTCCGCCGCGCGCGCATCAACCTCTCCGGCACGCTCGCGCCCTTCGCGGACGTGCGGCTCATCACCGACGTGGGCCTGCGTGATACGCCCCTCTACCAGGACGCCTGGTTGGAGTTGCGCGCCGCGCCCTGGCTGCGGCTGCGCGCGGGCCGCCTCAAGGTCCCCTTCGGCTACGAGTGGCTGGAGACGTCCTCCACCTTCCTGGACTTCGTCGAGCAATCCCTCCTCTTCTCCCTGGTGCTGCCCCGGTACGACCAGGGCCTGGCGCTCCATGGCGAGCTGGCCGGCAACCACGTGGAGTACTGGCTGGGCCTCTTCAACGAGGCGAGCGGCAAGGCGCGCGACGAGGACCGCGGGAAGATGCTGGCGGGCCGCATCGCCGTGACGCCCGCGGAGGGCGTCTCCGTCGCGGTGAGCGCCACCCACGCGCTGGGCGACAACCTGCCGGAGGAGGCGCGCGGCAAGCTGGCCACGGGCCTCTCGTTCCTGACAGCGCCCCAGTACAAGCTGACGTACGCCACGGGCGCCACCGGCCTGTTCGTCGTCCCGCCCGAATGGCGCCTGGGCGCGGACTTCGTCTCGTTCCAGGGGCCGACGTCGCTGAAGGTGGAGTACGCGCGCTTCTTCTCGCCTTCGCGCGAGGGCTGGCTCACCGCCTCGGACCTGGGCAAGGAGGACCGGCGCGTGCACCTGGCGGGGCTGCGCTCCCAGGCCTTCTACGCCTCCGGCACGTGGGTGCTGACCGGCGAGAAGAAGCAGGAGCGGGGCGTGGATCCGGCGCGGCCGTTCGACCCGGGCGCGGACAAGTACGGCGCGGGCGCCTGGGAGCTGGGGCTGCGCTACGGCTTCGCGCGGCTGCGCTTCGAGGGGCTGCCCGGCCACGACGGGCCTTCCGAGGAGCGCCTCCAGGAGGTGACGGCCGGCCTCAACTGGTACCTCAACTCCAACACCCGCTGGATGTTCAACGCCAGCCGGTACGTCTTCGCCGGAGGCCGCCCCCACTACGACGAGCTCCTCATGCGCATCCAGTGGTTCTTCTAG